The following DNA comes from Bacteroidales bacterium.
ACGGTAGTTCGTTTACCCCACGGAACAATTACTTGATTAAAGCTGACTTCATCTGTCTTCTCCGGATTTATTCCCTGCCGTATCACTTCCTGAGTATTGACAACCAATTGTCCTTTTTCATCATAATGAAGATCTGCATTTTCTGTAGCAACCATATAGTGGGTTTGATCAGCCAGTACTACTTGTATTTCTGTTCTGGTAATTTCCACGGGTATAACTGTTGCTGCAAACTGAATCAACGGATCTACGGTTTCATCCGATAATCCTCTTTTGCTCATCCATTGCCATACACCAAATAATAAAGCAACCGAGGCAGCACATACCGCACTGGCAATCAGGTATCGCTTAATTGAATGACTTTTCCGTCGACTATCTGCACCTATTCTGCACCACAAGTTTTTTATCTGAGTATCGGTCAATTCGCTTTCCTCAAACTTCATAGATTGTATGATAAGCCGTGCATCATCTATTTCATGTTTCAATCCGGGATTCGATGCTGTAAATGTCATCCAAAATGCATCAGATTCAGGTACAGGATTGTGCACCCAGTCAATAAACAACTGGTCGGAAACAAAGTCCGCACATTGATATGTTTTGTATTTATCCATTGTCTATAATTAAAAAGACATCAATTATAAATTTGTAACCTCTGAAAATAAACTTTTTTTATTTCTCGTTTTTTTTATAGTTTGCAGTTTTTCAATCATAGCTATTTTTTCTGACTAAATGGCTTGTTTTCCAAAAAAAACAGTGTACGATAAAAATTATCACACAGCAATCGGCGGCCAAAATCTGCAGCGAGTGTAACTGACTAGGCCTTTAAAAAAAGGGGAGGGTTTGATGGGGTCTTAAAACCATTAAAAACAAGATAAAGTCTTCTTTTGAAATACTTTTACGTAGATTTTCAATAGCTTTATACAACGTATTTCGTACAGCCTGATAGTTGATTCCCATAATTTGTGCAATTTCCTCATTATTAAAATTGTTAATATAACGCAGGTAAATAGCTTCCTTTTGCCTGTAAGGCAACTCATTAAGAGCATCTCGTAGATAATGACGTTTCTTTCGGGTGGTTTCCTGTTCATCCAGCGTATCATCAAAAGCAGCCTCCAGAAGAAAGGGATAATCATCGATAGTATCATGCCTGATTTTGTTATGACTTTTCATAGCACGAATCATTCTGTGTGTTAACGAACGGATCAGGTAAAACCGGATATTATCTGTAGTACCGATAGTGCTGCGGTGATTAGACAGATCGACAAAAAGATCATGAATGCAATCCATTACAAAACCCGTATCGGGTGTTAACTTCGAACCATATTGATAAAGCGCCTGGACATGTAAATTATAAATGCGTGAAAAAGCATCAGGATCGCTATCACGAAAACTATCCCACAAATAAGTGTCTTGGCATTCTAATTTTAACATTTTCACTACATGATACAAAAAGTATAATGCAAAATTAAAGTACTTTTCCTGAAGTACAAAAACGGCAACAATTTTCCTATCAGGAAAGACTGAACTTTGAACTCAGATCCTAGA
Coding sequences within:
- a CDS encoding FecR family protein; translation: MDKYKTYQCADFVSDQLFIDWVHNPVPESDAFWMTFTASNPGLKHEIDDARLIIQSMKFEESELTDTQIKNLWCRIGADSRRKSHSIKRYLIASAVCAASVALLFGVWQWMSKRGLSDETVDPLIQFAATVIPVEITRTEIQVVLADQTHYMVATENADLHYDEKGQLVVNTQEVIRQGINPEKTDEVSFNQVIVPWGKRTTVTFADGSKLWLNAGSRAVYPVEFTGKKREVFIEGEAYFEIARNEAKPFIVKTSSNVEVTVLGTSFNVNAYPREDKTEIALVNGSVQVINKNRQVTQLQSDQVISIHNHTAVQEVKTIDIYDYICWKDGLLQFKSENLEIILRKLERHYAIPVVIETSLKEDIISGKLDMKEDIVDVLEVILILAPIQYKLENNQIFIYKK
- a CDS encoding sigma-70 family RNA polymerase sigma factor, coding for MLKLECQDTYLWDSFRDSDPDAFSRIYNLHVQALYQYGSKLTPDTGFVMDCIHDLFVDLSNHRSTIGTTDNIRFYLIRSLTHRMIRAMKSHNKIRHDTIDDYPFLLEAAFDDTLDEQETTRKKRHYLRDALNELPYRQKEAIYLRYINNFNNEEIAQIMGINYQAVRNTLYKAIENLRKSISKEDFILFLMVLRPHQTLPFF